The segment GGGTTGCACACGGGGCGGATGGGGTACGAGGACGCGGTGCGGTTCCTGATGGAGGAGGTGCGGCTGAACCGGGCGCATGCGGAGCGGAGCGTGAACGCCTACACGGCGGCGCCGGTGTATTTTTCGACGTATCTCGTGGGGATGCTCGAGATCGTGCGGATCCGGGAGGCGTGCCGGGCGCGGCTGGGGGAACGGTTTTCGCTCCGGGAGTTTCACGAGCGGTTTCTTTCGTACGGCAACGTGCCGCCGGCGCTGATCGAGGAGGAGCTTCGGAGGGAATGGCGATAGGCCGCTCCAAAGTTTTCCGCGTTCCGGCCGATATAGAGTAATGCCTTTACGCGGAGAGAGGAGGGAGCGGCGTTTATGGTGAAGGACATCAACGATCACGGCCTGGAGGAGCGGGTGCTGGAGGCGGAGGGGCCGGTGGCGGTGGCCTTTCTGGACTTCGGCTCGATTCCGTGCGTGCATTTCCGGCCGGAGCTGGAGGCGGTGGCGGAGGCGCTGGAGGGGAAGGTGGCGTTCTACCGGATCGACGTGACGGAGAATCCGTCGATCACGGAGGAGCTGGGGGTTCAGGCGGTGCCGACGCTGCTGGTGTTCCGGGACGGGGACGAGATCGCGCGGTACGAAGGCCCGTACAGCCGGGAGGCGCTGGGGGAGCGTCTGTCGGCGCTTCTGGCGGGCAAGCGGCCGGAGTAGGGGCGATCCTTGCGCGCGCCGGGCCGATCCGCTTGAATGGGCCGCCATGCGGACGGCGAGGCTGCGGGCGTGGTTCCGC is part of the Planctomycetota bacterium genome and harbors:
- a CDS encoding thioredoxin family protein — translated: MVKDINDHGLEERVLEAEGPVAVAFLDFGSIPCVHFRPELEAVAEALEGKVAFYRIDVTENPSITEELGVQAVPTLLVFRDGDEIARYEGPYSREALGERLSALLAGKRPE